The following are from one region of the Chanos chanos chromosome 10, fChaCha1.1, whole genome shotgun sequence genome:
- the slc16a9a gene encoding monocarboxylate transporter 9a: MAQFLAFGSPQSVGVLYPEWLSTFQEGKGMTAWVGSMVSGMALIASPVCSACVENFGARPVTIFSGVMVAGGLMLSAFAPSVSFLIFSYGIVVGIGCGLVYAATLTITCQYFDKRRGLALGIVTTGTSVGGFLYATVQNELVELFGLEGCLLIIGALALNLMACAGPMRPLNLPGYYLKQKAALKHTKEPLYEKPTAIVIGSDDLKTAPGTVDKNIDTEKHLIAKETKELQDFVAGMEDEKPQSGLLSCRTITRFIKKKLQPYCQYMHVTIEFLHDRAFTAFCIAIFLFSLGAFPPVLFMEDVAQSQGLIDDISVIPLVSIVAMTTGMGKLVLGMMADLPWMNSLYLYAFTLIGSGVALMLIPVTKSYLGLQILSAVVGFFSGNWSLTSYITTKIVGIDQLSQAHGILMCFGGVGIMLGPPVVGWFFDWTQSYNLAFYFSGTCVCVGGLFLFFAALPCWNRCKAENDQPECNCCDEPDVEKSFECDKMASVA; encoded by the exons ATGGCTCAGTTCCTGGCCTTTGGATCACCCCAGTCTGTGGGTGTTCTGTACCCTGAGTGGCTCAGCACCTTTCAGGAAGGCAAAGGCATGACTGCATGGGTCGGATCCATGGTGTCAGGGATGGCTCTTATTGCCA gTCCAGTATGCAGTGCTTGTGTGGAAAACTTTGGAGCACGCCCTGTCACCATCTTCAGTGGGGTAATGGTAGCTGGAGGACTGATGCTGAGTGCCTTTGCCCCGAGTGTCTCTTTTCTTATCTTCTCCTATGGCATCGTTGTGG gcATTGGCTGTGGTCTTGTCTATGCTGCAACGCTGACCATCACTTGCCAGTACTTTGACAAGAGACGTGGCCTTGCCCTCGGCATTGTGACCACAG GCACAAGTGTCGGAGGATTCCTATACGCTACAGTGCAGAATGAGCTGGTCGAGCTGTTTGGCTTGGAAGGCTGCCTTCTCATCATTGGTGCTTTAGCCCTCAATTTGATGGCATGTGCTGGTCCCATGAGACCCTTAAACCTCCCTGGTTACTACCTCAAACAAAAAGCCGCTCTCAAGCACACAAAAGAACCTCTTTATGAGAAACCAACTGCCATTGTCATTGGCTCCGATGACCTCAAAACAGCTCCTGGCACTGTGGACAAGAACATAGACACTGAGAAACACCTTATCGCGAAGGAAACAAAAGAACTCCAGGACTTTGTCGCTGGGATGGAAGATGAGAAGCCACAGAGTGGCCTTCTGTCATGCCGGACCATCACACGGTTCATCAAGAAAAAGTTGCAGCCTTACTGCCAGTACATGCATGTGACAATTGAATTCTTACACGACCGAGCTTTCACGGCATTCTGCATTGCCATATTCCTCTTCAGCCTGGGGGCCTTCCCTCCTGTTCTCTTTATGGAGGACGTTGCACAGAGTCAAGGCCTCATTGATGACATCAGCGTCATCCCACTGGTCTCCATTGTAGCTATGACAACAGGAATGGGAAAGCTGGTACTAGGCATGATGGCAGACTTACCCTGGATGAACAGTCTTTACCTTTATGCCTTCACTCTGATAGGATCAGGGGTGGCACTGATGCTCATCCCTGTCACCAAGAGCTATTTGGGACTGCAGATCCTTTCAGCTGTGGTGGGCTTCTTCTCAGGCAATTGGTCTCTCACTTCTTACATCACCACCAAGATTGTAGGCATTGACCAGCTCAGTCAAGCCCATGGTATCCTTATGTGTTTTGGAGGGGTTGGAATCATGCTTGGGCCTCCTGTTGTAG GCTGGTTTTTTGATTGGACTCAGTCATACAACCTGGCATTCTATTTTAGTGGtacctgtgtctgcgtgggtggATTGTTCCTCTTCTTTGCTGCTCTGCCCTGCTGGAACCGTTGCAAAGCTGAAAATGACCAACCTGAGTGTAATTGCTGTGATGAACCTGATGTTGAGAAGTCTTTTGAGTGTGACAAAATGGCCTCTGTAGCATAA